CTGCGCGAACTGGTCGCCGACGGCCGCCGCCGCGTCCTGGTCCTCACCACCAGCGCGTACGCCTCGTACTCGGGCTGCCGCCAGTACCGCGAGAACCTCGCCGACTCGCTGGCCGCCCTGGAGGCCGAGGGCCTGGAACCGCCGCGGATCGACAAGATCCGGCACTACTTCAACCACCCGGGCTTCCTGGAGCCCATGATCGACGGTGTCCTGGAGTCGCTCGCCGACCTCCCCGAGGACGTCCGCGACGGCGCGCACCTCGCCTTCTGCACGCATTCCATCCCGAACGCCTCGGCGGACACCTCCGGCCCGGCCGAGGACCACGGGGACGGCGGCGCGTACGTCGCGGAGCACCTGGACGTCGCGAAGCTCATCGCCGACGCCGTGCGCGAGCGGACCGGCGTCGAGCACCCCTGGCGGCTCGTCTACCAGTCCCGCTCGGGCGCCCCGCACATCCCCTGGCTGGAGCCCGACATCTGCGACCACCTGGAGGAGCGGCACGAGGCCGGCGTCCCGGCCGTCGTGATGGCCCCCATCGGCTTCGTCTCGGACCACATGGAGGTCCTGTACGACCTCGACACCGAGGCCATGGCCAAGGGGGCGGAGCTGGGCCTGCCGGTCCGCCGCTCCGCCACCGTCGGCGCCGACCCCCGGTTCGCCGCCGCGATCCGCGACCTCGTCCTGGAGCGCGCGGCGGTCGAGCGCGCCGAGGACGCGGTCACCCCCTGCGCCCTCGGCGCGCTCGGCGCGAGCCACAACCTGTGCCCGGTCGGCTGCTGCCCGGCCCGCGCACCCCGGCCCGCCGCCGCGGGCGCCGACAGTCCGTACGTGTGAGGAGCACCATGACCGACCAGCCAGAGCGTTCGGAGCGCCCGGACGGCCTGAGGGCCGAGCTGCTGGAGATCGCCCTGGACGCCGCCGCCCGCGCGGGAGCCTTTCTGCGCGACGGCCGGCCCGCCGATCTCGGTGTGGCCGCCACCAAGTCCAGCGCGGTCGACGTCGTCACCGAGATGGACATCGCCTCCGAGAAGCTGATCACCGGCCTGCTCGCCGAGCGCAGGCCGCACGACGGCGTGCTCGGCGAGGAGGGCGCCAGCGTCGAGGGCACCAGCGGCGTGCAGTGGGTGATCGACCCCCTCGACGGCACCGTCAACTACCTCTACGGGCTGCCCAGTTGGGCCGTGTCCATCGCGGTCCGGGTGGACGGCGAGACGGTCGTGGGCGTGGTGTACGCCCCGGAGCGCGGCGAGACCTTCCGGGCCGTCCTCGGCGAGGGCGCGTACCTCGACGACCGCCCCGCGCGCGTGCGGCCCGCCCCCGAGCTGGGGCTGGCCCTCGTCGGCACCGGCTTCGGCTACCGCGCCGAGCGGCGGGCCAAGCAGGCCGACGTGCTGCGCGCGCTGATCCCCGAGGTGCGGGACATCCGGCGCGGCGGCTCGGCCGCGATCGACCTGTGCGACGTGGCCGTGGGCCGTCTGGACGCGTACTACGAGCGCGGCCTGAACGCCTGGGACTACGCGGCGGGCGACCTCGTCGCCCGGGAGGCGGGCGCCCTGACCGGTGGCCGCCCCGGAGAGCCCCTCTCACCCGACCTGACCATCGCCGCCCCACCCGTCCTCTTCGAGGCCCTCCAGACCCGCCTGGACGCCCTCGGCGCCTGGCACGACTGACGGACACGGCGGCGTCGTCTCTGGACCCACCACAGAAAAGGGCGCCCTACGGCGAGTGAGCCGAAGGGGCGCGCCTGTGTCGAGAGCTCGAACGCGCGGAGGCCCGAAGGGTCGAGCACGATCGGGCTCTCGACACAGGCTCAGGCGCCCCGGAGGCGAACCGAGCCCTAAAAAACGAGCGAGACCCCGGCCTGGATCTGCCGGGGTCTCGCCGTCATGCGTAAGGGCCGGGAATCAGACGCTCTGCGCGCCGACCTCCACACCGTGGTCGGCGGCGAGGCGGCGCAGGTCGTCGAGCTCGCCCTGCTCCACCTCGACGAGGAAGTCGTCGCCCTCGTCGCGCGCCCTGGTCAGGTCGGACTCGGTCGTCCTTATGCGCTGCAGAAGTCCTGCGGTGAATGCGTCCATGCTGCGCCCCCTCGTCCTGGGTCGTGGGTCGATGGCACGGGGGTGTGCCGTTCGGAAGGGGCGATCACGTCTCTTTGTGGATGCCCAGCGCTGCCCTGGCCGGGCGGCGACGGTGCCGGACACCCACGCCCACTCTGCGGAAAAGCGGATGCCGACGTACCGCATGGTGGTGCGGCACAAGCAGAGCGTGATCGCGGGGTGTAAAGCCGTCCTCCCCCCGGTCTCTCGGACGGAAACCTCAACCGGACGAAAAAATCCCGCATTCCCGGCCGGGCGCCTTCGCCCTTCCTGTCACGGGGTCGTCTTACAGCCGACTTACGGCCGAAAAAGGCAGGATGGAGGTCACACACCCACGAACACCCTGCCCGCGCGCGCCTCCCACGCGCTACGCGGGTGGACACAGGAAGGACAAGCGACGTGCGCGTACTCGTCGTCGAGGACGAGCAGCTGCTCGCCGATGCGGTGGCCACCGGACTGCGCCGGGAGGCCATGGCCGTCGACGTCGTGTACGACGGTGCGGCCGCCCTGGAACGCATCGGAGTCAACGACTACGACGTGGTCGTCCTCGACCGGGACCTCCCTCTCGTCCACGGCGACGACGTCTGCCGCAAGCTCGTCGAGCTGGGCCTGCCCACGCGCGTGCTGATGCTCACCGCGTCCGGCGACGTCAGCGACCGCGTCGAGGGCCTGGAGATCGGCGCCGACGACTATCTGCCCAAGCCGTTCGCCTTCAGCGAGCTCATCGCGCGCGTACGGGCCCTCGGCCGGCGTACGAGCCTGCCGCTGCCGCCCGTCCTGGAGCGGGCCGGCATCAAGCTCGACCCCAACCGCCGCGAGGTCTTCCGCGACGGCAAGGAAGTCCAGCTCGCGCCCAAGGAGTTCGCGGTCCTGGAGGTGCTGATGCGCAGCGAGGGCGCCGTCGTCTCGGCGGAGCAACTGCTGGAGAAGGCCTGGGACGAGAACACCGACCCGTTCACCAACGTCGTGCGCGTCACGGTCATGACGCTGCGCCGCAAGCTCGGCGAACCACCGGTCATCGTCACCGTGCCCGGCTCCGGCTACCGGATCTGATCCGCCGTGGCCGCCACCCCGGCGCCGCCCCAGGCGCCCCCGAAGCCCACCTGGGACCCCCGCCGGGCACAGAACCCGCTCCCCTGGCTGCGCCCGACCATCCGGATACGGCTCACGCTGCTGTACGGCGGCATGTTCCTGATCGCCGGGATCCTGCTGCTGTCGATCATCTATCTGCTCGCCGCCCAGGCCGTGAGCACCGGCAACACCCCGGTGTTCAAGATCGAGGACGGCACGAACATCAGCGTGTCCAGCAACATATGTCCCGCGGTCGACGCCGACACGGCCCCGACCAACCTGAGGCTGGACGACTTCAACCGGGCGATCGCCGCCTGTATCGACCACGAGCGTCAGGTCGCCCTGGACACCCTGCTCAGCCGTTCCCTGCTGGCCCTGCTCGGGCTCGCCGTGATCGCGTTCGCGTTCGGGTACGCGATGGCGGGCCGGGTGCTCGCGCCGCTCGGCCGGATCACCCGCACCGCGCGCGCGGTGGCGGGCTCGGACCTGTCCCGCCGGATCGAGCTGGACGGCCCGGACGACGAGCTGAAGGAGCTGGCGGACACCTTCGACGACATGCTGGAGCGGCTCCAGCGGGCCTTCACGGCCCAGCAGCGGTTCGTCGGGAACGCCTCGCACGAGCTGAGGACACCGCTGGCGATCAACCGCACGCTGCTGGAGGTGCATCTCTCCGATCCGGGCGCGCCGGCCGAGCTGCAGCAGCTGGGCAGGACGCTGCTGGCCACCAACGAGCGCAGTGAGCAGCTCGTCGAGGGGCTGCTGCTGCTCGCCCGCAGCGACAACCAGATCGTGGAGCGCAAGCCGGTGGACCTCGCCGAGGTGGCGTCCCAGGCCATCGACCAGGTGCGCTCCGAGGCCGACGCCAAGAAGGTGGAGATCCGCGGCGAGTGGGCCCCCGCGGTCGTCCAGGGCAACGGCGTGCTGCTGGAGCGGATCGCCCTGAACCTCGTCCAGAACGCCGTCCGGTACAACGTGCCGGGACCGGGCGGCTGGGTGGAGGTCACCACGGAGCTGCAGCACGGGCAGGCGGTGCTGACGGTCACGAACACCGGACCCGTGGTCCCGGCGTACGAGATCGACAACCTTTTCGAGCCGTTCCGGCGGCTGCGTACGGAGCGCACGGGCAGTGACAAGGGCGTGGGCCTCGGCCTGTCGATCGTCCGGTCCGTGGCCCGTGCGCACGGCGGCCATATCGCCGCCCGGCCACGTGAGGGAGGCGGACTCGTGATGCGCGTGACCCTTCCCGTCTGAGAAAATGACCCCCGGTTCCGGGACGTGTTCGCTTTGCGCGGAATTTCCCGGGCGCCTGATCGAAACGGTCGTGCACGACCGATGTGTGATCGATCACAGAGGCGAATTTCCAGCCATATACCGAGCGTGATCATGTGACCGTCGGAAAGCCGGGAAAATCCGGGTTTTCGGGGGTTGAGATCACGGGAAGTACATGCTGAGGCGCCTTTGATATGCAGCCTCAGGACCGTGTACGGTCCCGTTCGCCATCCAAGCCGATCACTCTTGAGGAGTCCGGTTGGGTGTCGATTGAGTAACAGACCTTGATGTGAGGCAAAATCTCCGCCTCAGGTCGGGCACAAGTCCGGCCTCTCACGCGTTACGTGCGCTGGAGACACCGCAGACACCCAGAGGGGGAGAGCGCGACATGGCAACGGATTACGACACCCCACGCAAGACCGACGACGACGTCGACTCGGACAGCCTGGAAGAGCTCAAGGCTCGCCGGAACGACAAGTCGACTTCCGCCGTGGATGTAGACGAGTTCGAGGCCGCCGAAGGCCTGGAACTGCCCGGGGCCGACCTCTCGAACGAGGAGCTGGCCGTCCGGGTGCTGCCCAAGCAGCAGGACGAGTTCACCTGCATGAGCTGCTTCCTGGTGCACCACCGCAGCCAGCTGGCCCGCGAGAAGAACGGTCAGCCGATCTGCCGCGACTGCGACTGAGGCAGGGTCGGCCGTGACTGGCTCGACCCCACCTTGGAAGCGCCGCTCCCGCAAGGGGGCGGACCAGGAGCCGTACGACGGCTCCGACGGCGTGCGTGACGACGAGCGGGGCTCCTCCGACCAGGGAGCGGCCTCGCTCGAACGTGCGTCCGGCACGGCGTCGGGGGGCGCCACGGATGAGCAGGGACGCCTGCCCGTACCGGTGGACACTCCGGCGCCGGTCGCCCGACGGCGCGCGGCCGTCGTCCGCGACGGACTCAAACAGGGCCTGAAGGTCGGGGCCCGCAAGAGCGGTGACGGGGCCAGAGCGGGCCTCGCGTACATCACCGACCGGGTCATCGAGATCGCCCCACGGATCCCCGTGCGCGATCTCGCGGCTCTGCGTGCCCAGTTCCCGGGGCTGGGGCCCGAGCAGATCGCCGACAAGCTCGTCGCGGGGGCCGCCAACGCGACCTCCACGGTGGGCGCGGGGGTCGGGGCCGCCGCGATGCTGCCGACACCGCCCGCGATGCCCGCGGAGCTCGCCGCCGAGATCACCGGGGTCGCCGCGATCGAGCTGAAGCTCATCGCCGAGCTGCACGAGGTGTACGGGGTGCGGCCGCCGGGGAATCTGCGGCAGCGCAGTACCGCGTATCTGGACTCCTGGTCCGGGGAGCGCGGGATCGACGTGACCAAGCCGTCGACGATCAACTCGGCGCTCGGCGGGCAGATGAAGCGCCAGCTGCGGCAGCAGATCATGAAGCGGATGGTGCGGAATCTGCCGAACCTGATGCCGTTCCTGGTCGGGGCCGCGGTCGGGGCGGTCATGAACCGCCGGGAGACCAGACACCTCGCCGAGCGCATCCGCAAGGACCTGCGGCGCACCCAGGTGCCGTGGGAGGCGCTGCCGGCACTGCCGCCGCTGGAGGAGCCGGTGGATCCGCTGACGGTGGGGGAGCTGCCGAAGGAACTCGGCGGGGGCTGAGCGGTGGTGGCCGACGCCGCCTCGGCTGATCGCCGTCGCGGCGGCCGGGAACCGGCTGTCGACAGCCGGTTCCCGGCCGCACGCGGTAAGAGTTCGACGAGAGACCGCCCCGCCGGCGGGGCGGGCTACGCGGCCGTCCTCGCCGCTTCCAGGGCGGCCACCAGACGCTCCGGTTCCCGGGTCGACAGGTACACGTACGGGGTGGGGTCGGTCGGGTCCACGACGGGGATGCGCAGGGCCGTCGGGATGTAGGCGCGCAGGAGCATGAAGGCGTGCGGGTTGGCCTTGTGGGTGCGCCAGGCCTGGGCCTCCTCGCGGTCCAGGATCTCCGGTTCGCCGAGGGCGCCGACCGGGATCTTCGCCTCGCCCGCGATCAGTGAGTCGCCGACGACCCGGATACGGACCGAGCCGTAGGAGCTGGCCGCGACCGCCGCGACCGCGGTGCCGCCCGCCAGTCCGCCCAGCAGGGGCAGCGTGCCGAACGGCAGCAGGATGAGGGCCATCGAGACGCCGACCAGGAAGCAGACGAGCCACCAGGTGCGGGGAGCGGTGAGGCGTTCTTCGTACGGCGAGGCGGAGAGCTGCATGGCGTCAAGCTTGGCATGCGGCTCCGCCCGCCCCGGAATAGGGGCGTCCGAGGGGAAACCCTGCCCGTAGGGACGGTGGCCGGACGCTGACGGACGGGTAAGGTCTGCGCCTGTGAGAGGTACTTCCGCGGCCCTGCGGCCCCCGGCGGACGCCAAGGCGCCCGTACGGCATCCCGAGGCACCCGCCCCCGGAGAGTCGCTGGGCGCGCACTACGGGCAGTGTTTCGGCTGTGGCGGCGAGCAGCCCCACGGACTGCATCTGGAGGCGACGGCCGGTGAGGGCGTCACCCTCACCGCCGAGTTCACCGTGCGGCCCGCGCACCAGGGGGCGCCGGGCCTCGCGCACGGCGGGGTCCTGGCCAGCGCCCTCGACGAGACCCTCGGCTCCCTCACCTGGCTGCTGCGCACCATCGCGGTGACCGGACGGCTGGAGACCGACTTCCTGCGGCCCGTCCCCGTCGGCACCGTGCTGCATCTGCGGGCCGAGGTGACCGCGGTGGCCGGGCGGAAGATCTTCGCCAGTGCCGAGGGCCGCATCGGGGGTCCCGACGGAGCCCTCGCCGTGCGTGCCGACGCGCTCTTCGTCGAGGTCAAGGTCGACCACTTCATCGACCACGGCCGTGACGAGGAGATCCAGGCGGCCATGAACGACCCGGACCAGGTCCGGCGGGCCCGTGCCTTCGAGGTGAATCCGTGAGCGGCGAACGTCCCCCTCTCGACGTCCTGATCCGGCGCGTCGACCCCGATGTGCCGCTGCCGGACTATGCGCGGCCCGGTGACGCGGGAGCCGATCTGCGCACCACGGAGAGCCGGGAGCTGAAGCCCGGTGAACGGGCCGTGCTGCCCACGGGAGTGTCCATCGCGCTCCCGGAGGGGTACGCGGCCTTCGTGCACCCGCGGTCCGGTCTCGCGGCCCGCTGCGGCGTCGCCCTGGTGAATGCCCCGGGGACGGTTGATGCCGGGTACCGTGGGGAGATCAAGGTGATCGTGGTGAATCTCGACCCGTATGAAGCCGTACGGTTCGAGCGCTTTGACAGGATTGCCCAACTGGTCGTCCAGCAGGTCGAGAAGGTGCGCTTCCAGGAGGTGGCGGAGCTTCCCGACTCGGCGCGGGCCGAGGGGGGCTTCGGGTCCACCGGCGGTCATGCCGCCGTGGACGGCACAACCGCCGGCACGACGAGCGGCGCAACAAGCGGCACAACGGGTGGGAATCGATACGCATCGGTCGTATCCGACCGGGAAGGACAGTGACGTGTTCGGACGTCGCAAGAAGAAGGGTTCCGCCGAGGACGCGGCGGACGCGGCGAGCGAGGCCGAGCAGGTCGACGGCGTTGCCGGGGAGGCCGACGGCGAGACGGACGAGGTCGAGCGCGAGCGTGTGCGGCTCGAGCCCGAGCCGCGGCCGGACGGCCCGTGGGACAGCACCGAGGTGCGCGAGCCCGGCGAGGGCCGGGTGGACCTCGGCGGCATCTTCGTGCCCGGAGTCGACGGCATGGAGCTGCGGGTCGAGGTCGCGGGCGACGCGATCGTCGCGGCGACCGTCGTACTGCGGGACAGCGCGGTCCAGCTGCAGGCTTTCGCCGCACCCAAGCGCGAGGGCATCTGGGGCGAGGTCCGTGAGGAGATCGCCTCCGGCATCACCCAGCAGGGCGGGGTCATCGACGAGGTCGAGGGTCCGCTGGGCTGGGAGCTGCGCGCACAG
The sequence above is drawn from the Streptomyces griseiscabiei genome and encodes:
- a CDS encoding DUF4193 domain-containing protein, whose protein sequence is MATDYDTPRKTDDDVDSDSLEELKARRNDKSTSAVDVDEFEAAEGLELPGADLSNEELAVRVLPKQQDEFTCMSCFLVHHRSQLAREKNGQPICRDCD
- a CDS encoding PaaI family thioesterase, with translation MRGTSAALRPPADAKAPVRHPEAPAPGESLGAHYGQCFGCGGEQPHGLHLEATAGEGVTLTAEFTVRPAHQGAPGLAHGGVLASALDETLGSLTWLLRTIAVTGRLETDFLRPVPVGTVLHLRAEVTAVAGRKIFASAEGRIGGPDGALAVRADALFVEVKVDHFIDHGRDEEIQAAMNDPDQVRRARAFEVNP
- a CDS encoding response regulator transcription factor translates to MRVLVVEDEQLLADAVATGLRREAMAVDVVYDGAAALERIGVNDYDVVVLDRDLPLVHGDDVCRKLVELGLPTRVLMLTASGDVSDRVEGLEIGADDYLPKPFAFSELIARVRALGRRTSLPLPPVLERAGIKLDPNRREVFRDGKEVQLAPKEFAVLEVLMRSEGAVVSAEQLLEKAWDENTDPFTNVVRVTVMTLRRKLGEPPVIVTVPGSGYRI
- a CDS encoding DUF3710 domain-containing protein → MFGRRKKKGSAEDAADAASEAEQVDGVAGEADGETDEVERERVRLEPEPRPDGPWDSTEVREPGEGRVDLGGIFVPGVDGMELRVEVAGDAIVAATVVLRDSAVQLQAFAAPKREGIWGEVREEIASGITQQGGVIDEVEGPLGWELRAQVPVQLPDGTGGFQVVRFVGVDGPRWFLRGVISGRGAVEPQTAGLLEQIFRDTVVVRGEGPMAPRDPIVLKLPNDAQMVPEGVQQEEQAGSRFSGGMGQLQRGPEITEVR
- a CDS encoding inositol monophosphatase family protein, translated to MTDQPERSERPDGLRAELLEIALDAAARAGAFLRDGRPADLGVAATKSSAVDVVTEMDIASEKLITGLLAERRPHDGVLGEEGASVEGTSGVQWVIDPLDGTVNYLYGLPSWAVSIAVRVDGETVVGVVYAPERGETFRAVLGEGAYLDDRPARVRPAPELGLALVGTGFGYRAERRAKQADVLRALIPEVRDIRRGGSAAIDLCDVAVGRLDAYYERGLNAWDYAAGDLVAREAGALTGGRPGEPLSPDLTIAAPPVLFEALQTRLDALGAWHD
- a CDS encoding DUF3093 domain-containing protein; translation: MQLSASPYEERLTAPRTWWLVCFLVGVSMALILLPFGTLPLLGGLAGGTAVAAVAASSYGSVRIRVVGDSLIAGEAKIPVGALGEPEILDREEAQAWRTHKANPHAFMLLRAYIPTALRIPVVDPTDPTPYVYLSTREPERLVAALEAARTAA
- a CDS encoding sensor histidine kinase; this encodes MAATPAPPQAPPKPTWDPRRAQNPLPWLRPTIRIRLTLLYGGMFLIAGILLLSIIYLLAAQAVSTGNTPVFKIEDGTNISVSSNICPAVDADTAPTNLRLDDFNRAIAACIDHERQVALDTLLSRSLLALLGLAVIAFAFGYAMAGRVLAPLGRITRTARAVAGSDLSRRIELDGPDDELKELADTFDDMLERLQRAFTAQQRFVGNASHELRTPLAINRTLLEVHLSDPGAPAELQQLGRTLLATNERSEQLVEGLLLLARSDNQIVERKPVDLAEVASQAIDQVRSEADAKKVEIRGEWAPAVVQGNGVLLERIALNLVQNAVRYNVPGPGGWVEVTTELQHGQAVLTVTNTGPVVPAYEIDNLFEPFRRLRTERTGSDKGVGLGLSIVRSVARAHGGHIAARPREGGGLVMRVTLPV
- the dut gene encoding dUTP diphosphatase, yielding MSGERPPLDVLIRRVDPDVPLPDYARPGDAGADLRTTESRELKPGERAVLPTGVSIALPEGYAAFVHPRSGLAARCGVALVNAPGTVDAGYRGEIKVIVVNLDPYEAVRFERFDRIAQLVVQQVEKVRFQEVAELPDSARAEGGFGSTGGHAAVDGTTAGTTSGATSGTTGGNRYASVVSDREGQ
- a CDS encoding ferrochelatase, which encodes MPHAHDATPYDALLLLSFGGPEGPDDVVPFLENVTRGRGIPKERLKEVGQHYFLFGGVSPINDQNRALLDALRKDFAEHGLDLPVYWGNRNWAPYLTDTLRELVADGRRRVLVLTTSAYASYSGCRQYRENLADSLAALEAEGLEPPRIDKIRHYFNHPGFLEPMIDGVLESLADLPEDVRDGAHLAFCTHSIPNASADTSGPAEDHGDGGAYVAEHLDVAKLIADAVRERTGVEHPWRLVYQSRSGAPHIPWLEPDICDHLEERHEAGVPAVVMAPIGFVSDHMEVLYDLDTEAMAKGAELGLPVRRSATVGADPRFAAAIRDLVLERAAVERAEDAVTPCALGALGASHNLCPVGCCPARAPRPAAAGADSPYV